Proteins from a single region of Segatella copri:
- a CDS encoding HNH endonuclease has translation MRKIEIDDTIRGYAQDYASKVKVKCPKVVDDLEKLRNYVAAHNPGIDKTAVTDYIGLLISDYPAVLTLEPKDWNAYIQKYDVVLQREPTMLTRKVVYGVSGKGKVHEAPFYERIIFCLRYEDARLILGEIQQQMGLKTCVYCNVIPTISNDEQVYYQMDHYQPQSKYPFLGTCFYNLQPSCGICNGHKGKKDSDFGLYVNAEQHKVLSPFRFVPKVSCGIGPYPTCSEILFKGSGKRVTKESKDHEKMFHIDSLYAGRINEVSKLYENAFKTNDSLVQAMAASYGFENTKANAIAYLSNQLSLNEADIHKEPLTKLRQDTIKQMKEGGVI, from the coding sequence ATGAGAAAGATTGAGATAGATGATACAATTAGAGGATATGCACAAGATTATGCTTCAAAAGTTAAGGTAAAGTGCCCAAAAGTTGTGGATGATTTGGAAAAACTTAGGAATTATGTTGCAGCACACAATCCTGGGATAGACAAGACTGCGGTTACTGACTATATTGGTTTATTGATAAGTGATTATCCTGCTGTTCTTACTCTTGAACCTAAGGACTGGAATGCTTATATTCAAAAATATGATGTGGTATTGCAACGGGAACCTACTATGCTGACAAGAAAGGTGGTCTATGGTGTTAGTGGTAAAGGCAAAGTCCATGAAGCACCATTTTATGAGAGGATTATTTTTTGTTTGCGCTATGAGGATGCAAGGTTGATATTGGGTGAAATCCAACAGCAAATGGGATTGAAAACTTGTGTTTACTGCAATGTAATACCCACAATTTCAAATGATGAGCAGGTTTATTATCAGATGGATCATTATCAACCACAGAGTAAGTATCCTTTCTTGGGAACGTGTTTCTATAATCTTCAGCCATCTTGTGGCATTTGTAATGGTCATAAGGGAAAGAAAGATTCTGATTTCGGGCTATATGTCAACGCTGAACAGCATAAGGTGTTGTCTCCTTTCCGTTTTGTCCCTAAGGTAAGTTGCGGAATAGGTCCTTATCCTACTTGCAGTGAGATATTGTTTAAAGGTAGCGGAAAGCGAGTGACGAAAGAAAGTAAGGATCATGAAAAGATGTTCCATATTGACTCTTTGTATGCAGGTCGTATCAATGAAGTTTCTAAACTTTATGAGAATGCTTTTAAAACTAATGATTCGCTAGTGCAAGCTATGGCAGCAAGCTATGGATTTGAAAATACAAAGGCAAATGCAATAGCTTATCTATCAAATCAATTGTCGCTTAATGAGGCTGATATACATAAAGAACCATTGACAAAATTAAGACAAGATACTATCAAACAAATGAAAGAAGGTGGGGTGATATGA
- a CDS encoding nucleotidyltransferase domain-containing protein, which translates to MKKQQKIFFDFLRFCIGSAKEIPDSLKETDWKEIYAIAQKQCLVGVLFDGIKKLPAEHVGMKKELLLQWMAESQMLEKANVRLNDAAIQVSEWFRKKGFRTCILKGQGNALMYPNPYSRTPGDIDIWVEGGDKRVISFVRSISPHEKACYHHIEFPSYKGVEVEVHYRPSFLLCFWHNRKLQKYYESVKDEQFSHRVMLGEQGEIAIPTVEFNLIFQLTHIFSHLMNEGIGLRQLLDYYFVLSMLSINCEMLTSLQKELKELGLWNFAGAIMYIMQEVFGMHASRLIVPPNEKYGKFVLNEVLEAGNFGKHDERNRFGRSKLGHNLQRVYRDMRLVTYFPAEALSEPIFRVWHFF; encoded by the coding sequence GTGAAGAAACAACAAAAGATTTTCTTTGATTTCTTGCGATTCTGTATTGGCTCTGCCAAGGAGATACCTGATTCCTTGAAGGAAACGGATTGGAAGGAGATATATGCTATTGCCCAAAAGCAATGCCTGGTGGGTGTTCTCTTTGATGGTATCAAGAAGTTGCCTGCTGAACATGTAGGGATGAAGAAGGAGTTGCTACTCCAATGGATGGCGGAAAGCCAGATGTTGGAGAAAGCGAATGTTCGGCTGAATGATGCTGCCATCCAGGTTTCTGAGTGGTTCAGGAAGAAGGGATTCAGAACCTGTATTCTGAAAGGACAGGGGAATGCATTGATGTATCCGAATCCTTATTCCCGGACTCCTGGTGATATTGATATCTGGGTGGAAGGTGGAGATAAACGAGTTATCTCATTTGTCCGCTCTATCTCGCCTCATGAAAAGGCGTGCTATCACCACATCGAGTTCCCATCGTATAAGGGTGTGGAGGTTGAAGTGCATTATCGCCCTAGCTTCCTGCTGTGCTTCTGGCATAACAGAAAGCTTCAGAAATATTATGAGAGTGTGAAGGATGAGCAGTTCTCGCATCGGGTGATGTTGGGAGAGCAAGGTGAGATTGCGATTCCGACAGTGGAATTCAATCTCATCTTCCAGTTGACTCATATCTTCTCGCATCTGATGAATGAGGGGATTGGGTTAAGGCAGCTTCTGGATTACTACTTTGTTCTTTCAATGTTAAGTATTAACTGTGAAATGTTAACTTCCTTGCAGAAGGAATTGAAGGAGTTGGGATTGTGGAATTTTGCCGGGGCTATCATGTATATCATGCAGGAGGTGTTCGGCATGCATGCCTCTCGTCTTATTGTCCCTCCTAATGAGAAGTATGGTAAGTTTGTGCTGAATGAGGTGCTGGAAGCCGGAAACTTTGGTAAGCATGATGAAAGGAATCGCTTCGGAAGATCAAAGCTGGGGCATAATCTCCAAAGAGTGTATCGGGATATGAGGCTCGTGACGTATTTTCCTGCTGAGGCTCTATCCGAGCCTATCTTCAGAGTTTGGCATTTCTTCTAG